The proteins below are encoded in one region of Oncorhynchus clarkii lewisi isolate Uvic-CL-2024 chromosome 33, UVic_Ocla_1.0, whole genome shotgun sequence:
- the LOC139392976 gene encoding uncharacterized protein: MAHNPTSSTSPTSSTSSTSPTSPAYGQTTLPALPALPALPALQPYQIYQPYQPSIWPTAIPAIPALPGQHMAHSPTSPAYGPQPYQLYKLYQPYQPSIWPTALPALPAQHMAHSPTSPAYGPQPYQPSIWPTALPAQHMAHSPTGPEYGPQTYQPSIWPKALPAQHMAHSPTGPEYGPQPYQPSIWPTALPAQHMAHSPTSPAYGPQPYQLYQPYQPSIWPTALPALPALPAQNMVHSPTSSTSSTSPTSPAYGPQPYQPSIWSTSLPPLPAQHMAHSPTSPAYCPQPYQLYQPYQLSI, translated from the coding sequence ATGGCCCACAACCCTACCAGCTCTACCAGCCCTACCAGCTCTACCAGCTCTACCAGCCCTACCAGCCCTGCATATGGccaaacaaccctaccagccctACCAGCTCTACCAGCCCTACCAGCTCTACAGCCCTACCAGATCTACCAGCCCTACCAGCCCAGCATATGGCCCACAGCCATACCAGCCATACCAGCTCTACCAGGCCAGCATATGGCCCACAGCCCTACCAGCCCAGCATATGGCCCACAGCCCTACCAGCTCTACAAGCTCTACCAGCCCTACCAGCCCAGCATATGGCCCACAGCTCTACCAGCCCTACCAGCCCAGCATATGGCCCACAGCCCTACCAGCCCAGCATATGGCCCACAGCCCTACCAGCCCAGCATATGGCCCACAGCCCTACCTGCCCAGCATATGGCCCACAGCCCTACCGGCCCAGAATATGGCCCACAGACCTACCAGCCCAGCATATGGCCCAAGGCCCTACCTGCCCAGCATATGGCCCACAGCCCTACCGGCCCAGAATATGGCCCACAGCCCTACCAGCCCAGCATATGGCCCACTGCCCTACCAGCCCAGCATATGGCCCACAGCCCTACCAGCCCAGCATATGGCCCACAGCCCTACCAGCTCTACCAGCCCTACCAGCCCAGCATATGGCCCACAGCCTTACCAGCCCTACCAGCTCTACCAGCCCAGAATATGGTCCACAGCCCTACCAGCTCTACCAGCTCTACCAGCCCTACCAGCCCAGCATATGGCCCACAGCCCTACCAGCCCAGCATATGGTCCACatccctaccacccctaccagccCAGCATATGGCCCACAGCCCTACCAGCCCAGCATATTGCCCACAGCCCTACCAGCTCTACCAGCCCTACCAGCTCAGCATATGA